CGGGTCATCGTAAATTTCCAATGAGTCTTTGTCCCAAACTCTGTTTTTTGCGAAGTATTTTAATAGAGCATTCCTTTGTTGAATGGTTTTCTGGTACTGAATCAAATCATAAAGATACCCAGAATCGGTCTGCGAAATCATAGCATCTAAAAACTTTCTGCGACTTTCCCCAGAATCTGAGATAAGGTTTGAGTCGTACGGAGAAATCATCACACTTGGTAAATAACCAATGTGGTCGGCCATTCTATCGTAGTTTTTATCGTTTTTCTTAATGATTTTTTTTCCTTCTTTGGGTTGAGATATTTTTAGAGTATCTTCACTGTCTTCGTTCTGAATTTCAGCATCAAGGGTGAAGAAATCTTCATCTTTTTTGATGTTATTGGTATCTGTATTTCCTAAAAAGCTTTTTCCTACAGAAAGATAATGCAAGGCATCGAGAATATTGGTTTTTCCAACACCGTTATTTCCTACAAAACAGTTGATTTGCGGGGAAAATTCAAACTTTTTTTCAGAATGATTTTTAAAATTGTAAAGGGTAAGTTTGTTGATAATCATAATCCTAAAATATTTTCGAGTTTTTCAGGATTTTGTCGGGTATCAAAAATACTTAGAATTTCAATACTTTTTTCTGAATTTATATAGATGATATAGTAATCTTTAATCAATCTTCCACGACATTCTGAGCCACTTATTTTTACTCCGATTTCAGGATATTCCAAAATCATTAATGCTATTTTATCAAAAAGCTTATTCAATTTTTTTGAATATTCTTTTGATTTATTTCTATTGTTCCAGTACTTTAAAATATCTTTTCGTTGGCTTTTTGAGAACTCTGTCCATTTTAATCTTTTAGCCATTCTTCAAAATATTTTTCCACTTCTTCATTGTCAATAACACGTCCGTTTTTTACATCATCCATTCCATGTTCAATCATTTTCATCACATAATCAGGCAAAATAATTTCTTCTTCTTTGAAATATTCTTCAACCTCTTCATCTTTCATCGGCTTTTCTGATTGGTAAAAAGCATTAGGTTCAGAAACAGATAAATTTGAATCTTCATCATTCCAAAATCTCCACAAACGGAAAATCTTTTCTCTATCAGAGCTTTCGCTAATTACTCTGAGTAATTTATTCTGAATACTTTCAAAAGACTCCATTACTACAAATTTTTAGTAAAGGTAAAACTTTTCCAATAGAATTAAAAACAAAAAAGGCAAACCTGAACAAGTCTCTACCCAAAAAGAAAAGTAAGAATCGTTTCTTTTATTTTCTGAAAAATAGATGAGAATAAAGGTTATTATTGAGGTTAAAAAAAAGCTGACTGCAAACTGAATTTTCAGATGAAAAACAGCTAAAATACAAGCCATAAAAACTAAAAGATAAGCGAGATATTTTGTGTTTTGTACACCTATTAATTTTGGAAAGGTCTGAACGGTATCACTTTTCATATCACGAATGTCGAAGGGTAAAACCAATGCCGTCACAAAAAAGAAACTGATGAAAAATATGGGTAAATTAAATACAGGTAAAGTAAGCCAAGAATTGACCAATCCCCAAACCAAGCCAACATAAAATACCTTTAGTAAAGGGATTTTCCGGATGTAAGTTTCTAGAAAAAAACTATTGTACAATAATCCTAAAACCACAATCACAAACCATTTTACCAAACGTATTTCATTATGATTAAAAATAATTAAAGCTGCGGAAATAATTCCAGTGACGAAATTTAATAATAATATTTTATAAAAATATTTGGTGTATTGGTATTTCGTATACAAATAGCCGCTGAAATAGGTGATGAATATCAAAAGTACAGAAGGGAAACGGAATGTGTTTTGCTCATGCATGAAAAATACTGCGAAAAGTGTTCCCATTAAGGATACGTAAAGTTGGCTGTCGATGACAGATTTTTTCAGTACTTTTAAACAATTCATTTATCAAAAATAACACTTATGCAAAGATTTTCCAAGATTTTGTTCCTTATCCTATTTTTATCGTGTTTTTCTAATGTTTTTAGCCAGAAATATTATGATGCACAATGGAAAAAAATACAAGAAAATTCAGAAAAGGGAATATTCAAATCTAATCTTCCACTGGTTTTAGACATTCAGAAACAAGCTATGAAAGAAAATAACGAGTTACAGTTAATTCGCTCTCTGAAAGCAGAATTTAGTATTTTGAATCAGACGATTGATGATGATAAAAATAATTCGGCATCAAAGTTTTTTGCCAAACTACAAAATACAGAAAAGAACCTGAAAGGTGACCATCTTTTGGTTTACAAAGTTTTATTATCTGGTTTTATGTTCGATTATTATAATCAGCATTCGTGGGAAATTAATGGCAGAACCAATATAAATTCTCAGGATGTATCACAGATTGAAACATGGAGCAAGCTTGATTTTAAAAACTATCTGAACCAAAATTTTAAAACGCTTGACCAGCAAAATCAGGCAATGAGTACAATTTCTTTGGTGAAGTATAGAGATATTTTTTCCAATACTCAGGATATTGCCTATTTCTCTACTTTATCGGAATGGTATTCTCTGAAAAAGGTGAATTTTTTATCTAATAATGAATTGTTTACGAAAAATGAAATTACCGAAAATATAGTTTTAATCAACAAAATTTTTGATGACTTAATTGCTCAAAATACAGGCAATTCTAAGTTGTATTTCATGCATCAGAAACTGTCTGAGAATTGTAATTTTAATCCTTGTAAAGATAAATTGGCGCAACTTCAAAATCTAATGAAAACGAATGTTGACGGCGATTATAAAATGCTTATTGCTGAAGAAATTATAGATGAATTAGTTTCATCAAATAAAGAAAAAGAAGCACTTCAACTGGCAAGTTCTGTTAAAAATCAATATCCAAAATCTTCTTTCATTAATAATATCAAGAATAAGGAAAACCAGATTCTTAATCCTTATTTAAGCATCAAATATGAAGAAAAAACTCAGCCTAATTTGCCGATTCACATGGTTGCAGAATTTAAGAATGTGAAAGAATTTTCTTTGAATATATATGCTGTAAAAGACAATTTTTTACCCTTTATGCAATATGCGAGAAATCCTTACAATGAAGCATATTCAAAGGTGAAAAAAACATTTTTAAGAAAGGATGTTTTTCAGCTGAATGACCCACAAGATTACCAGCTTCATAACA
The sequence above is a segment of the Chryseobacterium turcicum genome. Coding sequences within it:
- the recF gene encoding DNA replication/repair protein RecF (All proteins in this family for which functions are known are DNA-binding proteins that assist the filamentation of RecA onto DNA for the initiation of recombination or recombinational repair.) → MIINKLTLYNFKNHSEKKFEFSPQINCFVGNNGVGKTNILDALHYLSVGKSFLGNTDTNNIKKDEDFFTLDAEIQNEDSEDTLKISQPKEGKKIIKKNDKNYDRMADHIGYLPSVMISPYDSNLISDSGESRRKFLDAMISQTDSGYLYDLIQYQKTIQQRNALLKYFAKNRVWDKDSLEIYDDPITKSGTKIFEKRREFVAKLNPIVQNFHQIISGGKESVSVIYESHLLNDSFENLLKESLERDRMLTYTSKGIHKDDLLFEMDSVLIKKIGSQGQQKSFLISLKLAQMSLIKELTNKTPILLLDDIFDKLDDTRVAQLIKLVNQENFGQIFITDTHRERTESVVKKINEESIIFEI
- a CDS encoding UbiA prenyltransferase family protein, producing the protein MNCLKVLKKSVIDSQLYVSLMGTLFAVFFMHEQNTFRFPSVLLIFITYFSGYLYTKYQYTKYFYKILLLNFVTGIISAALIIFNHNEIRLVKWFVIVVLGLLYNSFFLETYIRKIPLLKVFYVGLVWGLVNSWLTLPVFNLPIFFISFFFVTALVLPFDIRDMKSDTVQTFPKLIGVQNTKYLAYLLVFMACILAVFHLKIQFAVSFFLTSIITFILIYFSENKRNDSYFSFWVETCSGLPFLFLILLEKFYLY
- a CDS encoding type II toxin-antitoxin system RelE/ParE family toxin, producing MAKRLKWTEFSKSQRKDILKYWNNRNKSKEYSKKLNKLFDKIALMILEYPEIGVKISGSECRGRLIKDYYIIYINSEKSIEILSIFDTRQNPEKLENILGL